One region of Roseovarius faecimaris genomic DNA includes:
- a CDS encoding peptidoglycan DD-metalloendopeptidase family protein, with protein sequence MRPSLPSAPQLLAGTALLALSACSEPLDLDLRGAFGEAPSTASAARNATAERPRPDSRGIISYPGYQVAVARRGDTLQSLADRIGTDAAALARFNGMQPGDGLRKGEIIALPNRVAEPEGGPIQPPSRVDITALADGAIAEADAAQSASPAPITASQIGAEPVRHKVERGESAYTIARLYNVSIRSLADWNGLGADFAVREGQYLLIPVARDGQRPAPFDPSEGGQVTSPGVGSPTPTPPSASKPLPDEDTAPAAQPVGTVAAPDLSGSQTAAASGTRMSFPVRGDIVREYSKGKNDGIDIAASPGTPVKAAADGVVAAITKDTNGIPIIVVKHSDNLLTVYSNVANVAVTKGDPIKRGGKLAEIRRDGTAALHFEVREGFDSVDPIPYLR encoded by the coding sequence TGGCGCTCTCCGCCTGTAGCGAACCGCTGGATCTTGACCTGCGCGGCGCCTTTGGCGAGGCCCCCAGCACCGCCAGCGCCGCCCGCAACGCCACCGCCGAGCGCCCCCGCCCCGACAGCCGCGGCATCATCTCCTATCCCGGCTATCAGGTCGCCGTCGCCCGCCGTGGCGACACGCTGCAAAGCCTCGCCGACCGGATCGGCACCGATGCCGCCGCCCTGGCCCGCTTCAATGGCATGCAGCCCGGCGACGGTCTGCGCAAAGGCGAGATCATCGCCCTGCCAAACCGCGTGGCCGAACCCGAAGGCGGCCCGATTCAGCCCCCCTCTCGCGTCGATATCACCGCGCTGGCCGACGGCGCCATCGCCGAAGCTGACGCCGCGCAATCCGCCAGCCCCGCCCCCATCACCGCCAGCCAGATCGGCGCGGAGCCCGTGCGCCACAAGGTCGAACGCGGCGAAAGCGCCTATACGATCGCCCGGCTCTACAATGTCTCGATCCGCAGCCTGGCGGACTGGAACGGGCTCGGGGCCGACTTTGCCGTGCGCGAAGGCCAGTACCTGCTGATCCCCGTCGCTCGCGACGGCCAGCGCCCGGCCCCCTTCGATCCCTCCGAAGGCGGTCAGGTCACCTCGCCCGGCGTTGGCAGCCCGACACCGACGCCGCCCTCGGCCTCCAAACCGCTGCCCGACGAAGACACCGCGCCCGCCGCCCAACCCGTCGGCACCGTCGCCGCGCCGGACCTCAGCGGCAGCCAGACCGCCGCCGCCTCGGGCACCCGCATGAGCTTCCCGGTGCGCGGCGACATCGTCCGCGAATACTCGAAAGGCAAGAATGACGGCATCGACATCGCCGCGTCCCCCGGCACCCCGGTAAAGGCCGCCGCCGACGGCGTGGTCGCGGCCATCACCAAGGATACCAACGGCATCCCGATCATCGTGGTCAAACATTCCGACAACCTGCTGACGGTCTATTCCAACGTCGCCAATGTCGCCGTGACCAAGGGCGATCCGATCAAACGCGGCGGCAAACTGGCGGAAATCCGCCGCGACGGCACCGCCGCTTTGCATTTCGAAGTGCGCGAAGGCTTCGACAGCGTGGACCCCATCCCCTACCTGCGCTGA